From the genome of Geoanaerobacter pelophilus:
TTGCGACAAACTGGTTTCCAGCCCCGGAGTGGACAAGCCACTTTCTGTCTTGTTGCCATTAGCGATATGGCAACAATCCATATGAGCGCTTCTGCTGCCCATATCTATATGTTTAGCCTCATGACGGCTGCTCTTTGCCTGTCCTAAACAGAAAGGACGAGTCAGGCAGCTGCGGCATGTCTATCCTGTCCGAATAGAGGAATGCAGTCCCCTCCTCGCGGGTATGATGAGTGCGGAGTTTTGTCAGTTTCGTTTTCTGGGTTGTATCCATGCTATGATATATATCGGCCAATGCCCTAGCATACTCGTACGACAGTTGACCATCAAGCTCCCCATAGCGCCGGCCGAGTTGCTGAATAGCCCCAAAAGACGGGCCATTCCCTTTCAGGAACTCCCTGAGCCGGGTAATAAGTAACCTCCACCTGTATCAACTGGTCAGATCGTTATTTTCTCCTGTTTGCCTTGTCTGTCTTTACTTCGTTTCTGAATTTTTCATGACACGCTTTCAGCGCTTCCTGATTGCCGGCAGCCTGAATGCAAGCTCGTTCTTCCTGAAGGTGGATAATCCGTTCCTCAACTCGCTTGAGTTGAGCAGTTTTTTTCTGATCAAAATTCGTTTCCGCTGATGCCATTGATGCAAGGAATGCCACTGCCGTCATTGTTGCTGCTAATGCGCTCTTCATCCTTTTCCTCCTCTGGTTGATATTGCACTATTGGAAAAATATGGAAGCATCGCCGATGTACGACGCTGCTGTCGCATCCGGAATCGGTGTTGAATAAAGGTAATAGGTGGCTGTGGTCGAGAAATCGAAGAGAGTGCCGTCGCTATAGGCGCCGGCCATGATCTGTTTGCGGAGATCGAACAGTTTGGCTTTCTGGGCCATTGAAAGGGTCACGTACACCTCCGCCATCACTTTGGCGTAGTTGTAGTTGTTCTCTCCATCCAGATCACCATAGGTGCCTGAAAGCGCCATTACCTGGTTGTAGATCGATTTGCTGCTGTCGGTTTTGGTCAGTAGCTGCCTTAGCAGCGTGGCGATCTGGGTCCTGATGCCGACTATGTTGGTGCTGCCGGCGTAGAGGTTGTTCCTCTGAATATCCACCAGACCAGACATCTTTGCTGCCTGCGTTGCATCCACATAGCCATAGTTGCTGTCACTCAGCGCCCTCCCTGCCGTGGCAGTGAGCTGCTCGTCAATGCTGTACCCCTCGTGGCCGATGGCCGGGGCGTCCTTGATGAAGAAAGAACCGTAATAAGTGCCGTGACGCTCAGGACAGAAGTAGACGTCGGCCTCTATCGATCCGGCATACCAGCTGAACAGATCGCCGGCATAGGTCATGACAGCTACGGAAGATCCCTGTGGCAGGGATTTCATCTTTGCTGCGACAGCAGATTTGATCGGATCGACGCTGGTGTCAGGCCAGGATTTCCACCCTTTGCCCTTCATGGCGGCAAAGTAAGCCTTCTGACTGTCGGTAAGCGAATTAAGAACTTCAGCATACAAAACAGCGCGGTCATAACTGATCTGCCCATCAATAAGGTAGAGCGCCCGGGATGAAGCCTTCACAGCACTCAGGCTCAGGCTGCTTTTGCCTGATGGCAACGTGCCTTCCAGCAGGAGACGGAATGCCTTCATTAGCGGGAACCGCTGGGCGCCGTAGTCCTCGATATCTGCCTGTTGCGCCGTGGCCAGAGCTGATAACTTAGCGAACTGCGAATCATTCAGGACATAAATGACATTTTCGGCCACGCGGGTGAGAAAGCTGGTGTTGTGCCCCATGTTGTCCGGGTCGTTGTCGCGCAGGTACTGGAATCCGGTGTAATCAGCCACCTTTCCTGGAGGGAAGAACGACTGGGCACCGATGTTGCCGGTCACCATTGCCAAGGCAGAGAAGGCGATCGTTGTACGCTGGGCGCCGTCGGACAGGGTCTGCTCCATGTTCATGGAGACACCCTTGGAGTTCATGGTGACAGTTCCGGCAGCGGTTGTCTTTCCGGCTTGGACAGTAACCGATAAGCAGGTTCCCTGGTGTGTTTCGTTTCCGGAAGCGTCAAGCCCCTTTATTGTGACTGTCCGACCAGTCCCTACCGGTACCCCGGTGATGGTTATGGTATTACTGACAATAGAGCTGACACCGAAATCCTGCTGGATTGGCATTGCCATATCAGTGGCAGAGACAATGACCCGCAAGGTAGTAACACCGGAAGGCAATGCTGCGGCAACTGATTTTGCCGTTACTGAAATTGCGTTCCAGTCGAGCACTACCGCAATCGAACCGGTGGTGCTGCTTGCTGAATTTGACGTCGTTCCCTGACTGCTCGAGCCCCCTCCGCCGCAACCGGCAATAAGAACTGCTATCAGCAATGCAAACAGTGACGTTATGATCTTAACCGGATTGGATTTCATGGACTCGCTCCTTTCAGTGAAATAGTTTACTGGTTCCGATCACGACGTTCCTTGTCTTGCTGTGGGCGCTGTGGCCGGTACTTTTCCCGGCAGGACTGAAGCTCGTCATGTGATTGAGCTGCTTGAACACATGATTTCTCCAGTTGGGAGTTCGCGATTCTCTCCTCGATATGCTGGGCAATCTCGGCTTTTTTCTGTACCAGTGTCTGTCCTTGCCCTTTTGGCGATTTTGTGGAATCGGCGGCGAATGAGGAGGTGAAAGATACGATGGTGAGCGATGCAACGATCAGTGTGGTTTTCATGACGTGATCCTTTGGAATGGAATTACGTGCAGTTGCCTTTTCTGTTAGCTTCAGACTACACCGATCCCCCTTAAAGTTGCGTCAAGGTGCCGCATGGTTGCGTAAAGTTGCATTAAGTTGTGTTAAGAGATCCGGTGATCTCCATGGACTTTCTTTGGTTGTGATAAAGGAACGCCCCTGCATCACGTAAGGAGATGGCAGGGGCGTTCGTGAATCAGGCTTATCAAGTTTCTAAGGCGCAGTCAGCCCGAAGAGTGGATAGACAGCTGTATCACTAGTATTGGCGACAAATCCGGAATCAGTTGCGGCCAACGGAGCGGAATAAAGGAACGGTGCCGGGCATGACCCGGAAAAGTCGTACGTTCCAATGATATTGCCGTTGGTGTCGGTGTAATTTCCCTTCATAATGGAAGAATAGAGCGCTGTGATCTTTGCCTTCTGGTCGATGGTCTCTCCATTGAGAATCATGGTGCCGAGGCTCTGGTACACGTTAGCGAACACTGTCGCGTAGTTGTAGTTATTTTCGCCGTCAAGGTCGCCGTAAGTTCCTGACAGGCTCATCACCTGATTGAAGATCGACTTGTCAGTGTCACTTGTTATCAGCAGCTTTCGCAACAGGGTTGCAATCTGTAACCGGATAGAGACTATACTTGTACTGCCGGCATAGAGGTTGTTCCGCTGGGTATCCACCAGTCCCGACATCAGCGCAGCCTGCGTCTCCGTGACATATCCCTTGGTGCTGTCGCTTAAGACTGTGCCGACATCGGCGGTGAGCGAGGTGCTGATGGCATACCCCTCGTGGCCGATCGCCGGGGCGTCCTTCATATAGAAGCCGCCATAATAGGTGCCTTGCCGCTCAGGGCAGAAATAGACGTCTGCCTCGATAGAGCCGGCATACCAGCTGAACAGGTCACCGGCGTAGGTCATCACCGCAACGGCATCGCCGCCGTACTGCCTCAAGAGGGTTCCCATCTTTCTCTGAATCTCAGCTCTCATTGCGGATCCTTCAATGGAGGTGTCGGGCCAGGAAGCCCATCCTTTCCCTTTCATGGCTTCCAGGTAGGCCTTCTGGGAACTGCTCATCCCATTGAGAACGTTCGCATACAGGAGAGCCCGGTCATAACTGATTTTTCCGTCGATCAGGTACAGCTGGCGCGAAACACTCTTCACTGCGTCCAAGCTGAGTCCCGTCGATCCGGAAGGGATATCGCCACTGAGCAGATGCCGGAAGGCTTTCATCAGCTTGAATCGACCATAACCGTAACTGCTGATGTCAGCCTGTTGGGCTGTCGCCAGAATTGTCAACTGCCGGAACTGCTCGTCACTCAGAATGTAGATGACGTTCTCAGCAACCCTGGTGAGGAAGCTGGTGTTGTGTCCCATACCGTCCAGATCGTTGTCGCGCAGATACTGGAAGCCGGTGTAGTCGGCCACCTTGCCGGGAGGGAAGAACGACTGTGAGTTCAGATTGCCGTTCATCATTGCAAATGCTGAAAAAGCCAGGGTTGTCCGCTGCGCTCCGTCTGATATGGTTTGTACGTTGTTCATCCCCATCGGCGCCGTAGAGGCCACTGTAATGGTCTTTGTGATACTGCTGCTGCCAAATTCGTTTCCGACGGTGAGCGTCACCTGGTAGGTACCGTAATTGTGATAGGTGTGGATTGGGCTCTGATTCGTAGCAGTTGCGCCGTCTCCGAAATCCCACAACCAACTGGTGGCGCTGAGCCCGGAGGTATTGGTGAAGATGATGGCGGTGTCGGCTGCCTGCCAACTGAATCCGGGCTCAGGTGCCGTTCGGGCGTAGCTGAGGCTCAGTGAGCTTGACCCGAGGGTTATATTGGCAATAGCCGTTGTGAGCAGATCTCCGGTGACCTGTGATGGGTCGGCCGGGAGGCTGGGCGTGCCGGAAAGGGCGTACAGGGTTAATGTGTAGGCCTTGGAGCCGGGACCTGTGGACTGTGGCGGGGCATAACCCAGAACTGTATGGCTGGTCTTGCCGGCTGTGCCGACAGCGGTATTGTTCCTTGCAAGGCTGACCGATGTGTCAGGGATGTTGTAGAGCACCCAGTTGTAGAGGGTTGTGCCATCACCAGGCAGGGTAGTCATTACCAGTGCATAGTTGGTGGTTCCCTGTGGAGGGTTGACCCAGGCAAGGGCCGGAGATGCTCCGCTGCCGTCAATAGTGTAATATATTGGCAGGTTTCCCCCATTAGAGCCGGCATCGCTCATTAGCAGGAAGGTGCTTCCAGTCGAGGTGACCGTCACGGTTTTTGTAGTAGTGTTGCTAGCGCCACCTGCATTGGTGACTTTCAATGTCACCGTATAACTGTTTGCTGTTAGGAATGTGTGGGTAGGGTTCTGGACGGTACTGGTTGTACCGTCACCGAAATTCCACTCCCAGCTGACCGGTGTTCCGGTCGACTGATCAGTGAATTGGATACTCTGCCCGGCATAAGGAGCGGCATGAGACGACGAAAACGCAGCTGTGAGTCCGGATGCCTGGCTCGCAAAGGTTGCAATGACTCCGGTGTTTCCGTTTATGGCGATGGTGCAGTTTCCTGTGCCACTGCAGCTGCCGTTAGACCATCCTGTAAAAAGTGATCCATATTCTGCTGTTGCGGTAAGCGTAATACTGCGATTTTGATCAAAAGCTGCCGTGCAAACCGAGCCGCAGTTGATGCCGCTTGGTGAACTGGTGACATTTCCGCTTCCCGTACCGGACTTTACGACAGCAAGGCTGAACTGCGGTGGTGGCGGAGGCATTTCGGGAGAAATGGTGATCTGTCCAGATCTGAGGCTCAAAGAGTTGCCGCTGATTTTCAGAGAGCCGATCGTGACAGTCGAATCAAACGTGATCGAATTGCCGCCTGCTCCTCTAATGTCGACATCGTCACCCCGTGCCGGCAGTTTTGAAGGGGCCCAGTTTGCCGTGGTTTCCCAAGCCCCCCCGCTGGTGATGTTCCACGACATTGGACCGGCAAAGGCAATTTTCGGAAGGATCAGCAATATGGCGAAACTAAGCAGCATTTGTATCAAGCAATTCCCTTTCATGGCAACACTCCCATCTCCATGTAATTACAAACAGTGTCGTTTTCACGGAGTCTTCGCGCACATTCCTTTGTCCCTCCAGCCACTGGTAGACTCCCAGTCTGGTGAGATCGTCTTTGGTACTTTGAAGAATAGCGGAGGCATTTCGTAAGTTGTGTTAAGATTTGCAAAGGGGATCGATGGAATTCTTTACAATTTTTAACAAACAGGGCGCTAACTGTGCGAGTATAGTAAAGATGTTGGCAATCTCTTGTGCAAGGGGTAACAAATGAGCACCATTCTAATCATCGACGATGACAAGGATCTGTGCGAACTGCTCAGGGACTATCTCGCTGCGGAAGGTTTTTCTGTGGAGTCGGTCTATAATGGTCTGGACGGAGCTGACCAAGCCATTTCCGGCTCATATACTCTTGTCGTACTCGATGTTATGCTCCCCGGGATAAACGGCTTCGATGTACTGAGAAAAATTCGCGCAGCCTCAAAAATCCCGGTGCTCATGCTGACGGCACGGGGGGAGGATGTGGATCGAATCGTCGGTCTGGAGATGGGTGCTGACGACTATCTGCCAAAACCGTTCAACCCCCGGGAGCTGGTAGCAAGGATTCGGGCGGTATTGCGACGGATGGAGGCGACTCATGAGACACAATCAAATACCGGCAGGATCATCGTTGGAGATGTTGAACTTATTGCCGGTACACGTACCGTGCTTCGCTCAGGCGAGAAAGTGGATTTGACCACGGTGGAGTTCGCCATTCTCGAAATTCTGTTGCGCCAGGTCGGTAAGGTGGTATCACGCGATGATCTGGTAAAGCAGGGATTGGGACGAACCCTTACCGCCTACGACCGGAGTATCGATGTGCATGTAAGCAGTCTACGGAAAAAACTGGGGCCGTCGTCAGGCCAGTCGGAGCGGATCAAAACCATCCGCAACATTGGCTACCTATATTCTGCTGCGATGTAGGGCACTGAACATGCTTAACAAAAGGCGAAC
Proteins encoded in this window:
- a CDS encoding PKD domain-containing protein, with the protein product MKGNCLIQMLLSFAILLILPKIAFAGPMSWNITSGGAWETTANWAPSKLPARGDDVDIRGAGGNSITFDSTVTIGSLKISGNSLSLRSGQITISPEMPPPPPQFSLAVVKSGTGSGNVTSSPSGINCGSVCTAAFDQNRSITLTATAEYGSLFTGWSNGSCSGTGNCTIAINGNTGVIATFASQASGLTAAFSSSHAAPYAGQSIQFTDQSTGTPVSWEWNFGDGTTSTVQNPTHTFLTANSYTVTLKVTNAGGASNTTTKTVTVTSTGSTFLLMSDAGSNGGNLPIYYTIDGSGASPALAWVNPPQGTTNYALVMTTLPGDGTTLYNWVLYNIPDTSVSLARNNTAVGTAGKTSHTVLGYAPPQSTGPGSKAYTLTLYALSGTPSLPADPSQVTGDLLTTAIANITLGSSSLSLSYARTAPEPGFSWQAADTAIIFTNTSGLSATSWLWDFGDGATATNQSPIHTYHNYGTYQVTLTVGNEFGSSSITKTITVASTAPMGMNNVQTISDGAQRTTLAFSAFAMMNGNLNSQSFFPPGKVADYTGFQYLRDNDLDGMGHNTSFLTRVAENVIYILSDEQFRQLTILATAQQADISSYGYGRFKLMKAFRHLLSGDIPSGSTGLSLDAVKSVSRQLYLIDGKISYDRALLYANVLNGMSSSQKAYLEAMKGKGWASWPDTSIEGSAMRAEIQRKMGTLLRQYGGDAVAVMTYAGDLFSWYAGSIEADVYFCPERQGTYYGGFYMKDAPAIGHEGYAISTSLTADVGTVLSDSTKGYVTETQAALMSGLVDTQRNNLYAGSTSIVSIRLQIATLLRKLLITSDTDKSIFNQVMSLSGTYGDLDGENNYNYATVFANVYQSLGTMILNGETIDQKAKITALYSSIMKGNYTDTNGNIIGTYDFSGSCPAPFLYSAPLAATDSGFVANTSDTAVYPLFGLTAP
- a CDS encoding response regulator transcription factor — encoded protein: MSTILIIDDDKDLCELLRDYLAAEGFSVESVYNGLDGADQAISGSYTLVVLDVMLPGINGFDVLRKIRAASKIPVLMLTARGEDVDRIVGLEMGADDYLPKPFNPRELVARIRAVLRRMEATHETQSNTGRIIVGDVELIAGTRTVLRSGEKVDLTTVEFAILEILLRQVGKVVSRDDLVKQGLGRTLTAYDRSIDVHVSSLRKKLGPSSGQSERIKTIRNIGYLYSAAM